ACCGTAAAGAACTTTGTACTCCTCAATAATTGAGTATTCATCACGATTGCCAGAGGTTTAAACTCTGTAAATACTATACCTAGTAAACACATAATCAATATTGCTAAAGTGAATGTTAGAATGTTTCTATGAATTCGTGGTTCTGGTTTATGTTTAAGTGAGATTACCCAAATAGCAGGAATTAATAAAAATCCAATCCAAGTCCATACGCTCCATGAAAGTGGAAAAATGTGATGCGATAACCTTATTCTAGTGATTTCTACCCATTGCGAATCTGCATACAATATTGGAGAAGATGGCATAGAAAACCTCCATAATAAAAGTGGAGATGCAAAAAGAAGAAAAATTGATATTGCCTTGAGTATAACAGCTTTGTTCATTTTTTTTAGGTTTAGTAAAAAATAAAATAGGAACATGAAAAGCACCAAAGATGCTGACATGCCGTGCAAGTTAAACATAATTCCCACTATCGTGAAAGCTACAACATATCTTCTATTCAAGAAATAGAATATCGCAAATAACAGAAACGGAAATACAAATGTCCTTGCTTGTAGTAACGAATCAAACGCATTAATAGCCAAAACTGGCTGTGGTTGGAAGAAAAGTAGGGCAGAGATATATGCAGTTTTTTTATTCTTGAAAATACGAAATGCTAGCATGAATATTGATAGATACATTAAAAATATCGATATACAATGAGTTGCAAAGAAAAGTACGTGTATGTCGATATATTTTGTTAGCCAAGCCAAAATATAATAAAAAAATGTATAATAGTATTTAATTTGGGTCAATAAAAAGTCGTTTGGGTAAAGAGAAGGATCGTTATAAGCTTTCATGAAAGGGATAAGTACCGCATGATCATATACACCGAAATTATAGCCATTAAATGCAATTGAAAAAAAAGTTAGGACTAGTAAATAGGCGATGACTTTTCTTGTTACTTTATTATCCTGTAACCAAATACTAAATCGATTTTCCACTAAGACTCCCTATTCTTATTTCTTAGAATTCTGCAACTAGCTCACGCCCAAAGGTAACTTCACTTTATATGATCATTTAAAATTTTGTCTGAAGCCTCAAAACCAGATTCTATCGCTGAGGCCATACTTCTGATTTTGGGATATATTCTATAGATACCTGCGAGGTATATTCTATCTGTTGAAACTGGAGGGTTTTCAAAATTTAGATCGTATAATACTTGCGCATGTTTGAATTTTGATATTTTGTACCATTCTATCTTTTTGTCAAACCCAGGAAAAATTTTATTAAAATTATTCGCATAAATCTCAAAGATCTCTTTTTCACTCATATTCCACAATTCATCTTCAGGTCGAATATAAGTGAATAAATAAATAACACATTTTCCAGAAGGTGTGGAATCCTCATACGGAGTAGCATTGTTGAAAATTGAATCAAATGGTAAGTTTCTATCTAAAATATTAATCCAACAAATATCTGTTGGTGAATCCTTCAAACCAATACAAGCACTAATGCAACTCAAGTACTTTATTTTTTGAAGTTTTTTCTTGATCTTATTCGGAATTTTGTCAACTAATTTTAGGAAGGTCTCTGGGGGTATAGTGCTTAAAATTATATCAGCTCTTTCCTCACATTTTTCTTTATTTACTAAATATTCAACTTTTTTTTCCTTTGCGTTAATAATTTTGTTAATTTCAGCATTTAGTTTTATTTTTCCACCATTTCTCTTGATGTTTTTTACTAGTAAATCGATAATCTGTTCAATTCCACCCTCTAACCACATGGTTTGTTTTAAAAATGACTTGGACTCTTTTGCAAATCTTTTTATGAACCAAGAAGCTGGTATTTTTTTGGCAGGTTCATTAAATTTATTCCAAATAAGTGGCTCAAAAAATACTTTAAAATTCTTTTTTCCAACCTCATTTATTATCCATTCCTTTGCACTCAAATGAGTGGCATTATTCCAATCTTTCCGCTTAGACATTCGTTGAACAAATCTAACAAGTCTAATTTTATCATATAATGGCAGAGGAAATTTTAAAAGTTCTAGTGGCGAAGAAAAACCATATATTCTTTTTCTATATAGAAATCCAATTTTCATTTTATTCTTACGCAATTTATTTTCTAATTCTAACTCCTTGATCATATTTACTGTAGCATTATCTCCATGAAGAATATGATGGTATGTTTTCGTTATCCAATATTTTTTCCCGTTTAACGGTATATAATAGCTGGAGGCCAGGCCACCCAAAAAATTCTCTTTTTCTAATACAGTCACGTCATATCCTTTTTCAGATAATCTATAAGCCGCAGATAAACCTGATAAGCCCCCACCAATCACTATAACTTTCAACTTTACACTTTCCTATTATGGTGTGTGCTCGTAACATAAGTAAACCTTGGAAATCGTGGAAGCGCGTATCATTTCTTGCCAGAACCTTCGTTAATTATTCGAAATGTTTAGGAGGAGGTTTATTCAGTGTGAAATATTTTAAAATTACGCTTTGTTGAATCCTTCATTAAATAGTTAACAGTAAGTATAATATGATGCTAATGCTTGATTTTCATCATCCACTCCCATGCGCACGCTGAGCTTATATTTGATTTATAGATTTTAGATTAAATGTAAGCAAGTATGTCAGACGTAATCATGCTTTTTCCAAAAACAGGCGAAGATATAGGAGGCTCTATAGCTCCACCATTTAGTCTTCTTTCTGCCGCTTCTCTTGCATACAAAAATGGGTATAAAATAAAAATAATAGACCAAAGGACGGATACGAAATGGAATAAGACGCTTTTTGATGAGATAAAAAAATCAAATCCATTATTCATTGGCCTGACATGTATGACAGGCAGCCAGATAATGTTTGCATTGGAAATGGCAAAGTATGCGAAATCTATAATAAAAGTTCCAATAGTCTGGGGCGGCATGCATCCAACGGTAATGCCTATTCAAACATTAAAGAATGAATATGTTGACATTGTCGTTCACAGAGAAGGAGAAAAAACAACATTAGAATTGGCAGAAAAAATTGAAAAGGGAAAGCCTCTAAAAGATGTAAAGGGAATTGCGTTTAAAGAAAATGGAGGGGTTGTTCAAAATCCTCTGAGATCATTACTGGATATTAACACGCTTCCAGATATACCATGGGAATTAATAAATGTTGAAGATTACATCTCAAGCTCATTATATATTGAAAAAGGAAAAAGAATGTTAGATATAGGAGAAACAAGTAGAGGCTGTCCTTTTGGTTGTGGATTTTGTTGTAGCAGTGCTGTAAGAGAATATAAATGGAGGCCCATGAAAGCAAAAAAAGCCGCAGAAAAGATAGTTAATACTGTACAAAGATTTAATTTAGACTCTATATGGATAAGAGATGACAATTTTTTTGTTGATTTGAAAAGAAGCAAAGAAATCTTTGAGATGATGATAAAAGAAGGCTTAGATATACAATGGTATACAGCAGGAACAAGAATCGATACATTTCTTCAAATGAATAGTAATTTTATCCATACTATGAAAAGAAGCGGTGCAAGCGCATTCAAATTTGGTGCAGAATCTGGATGCAACAGAATACTTGAATTAATTAATAAAGGGCAAACAAGAGAAGATATTTTAGCTGCAAATAGAAAGGCCTTGAAATATGAGATCATACCTTCATATGCATTTATTGGAGGATTCCCGACCGAAACAATAGATGAACTAATGATGACAATAGACCTAATGATACAATTACCAAAAGAAAACCCCAAAGCAATAATCGATTCGATAGGCATGTTTACACCACATCCCAGAACAAAACTATATGATCTTGCATTGGAACATGGATTGAAACCACCAACAAGACTTGAAGATTGGGCATCATGGAGCTTTTTCAATGAAGCCCAAATGACTTGGTTTACTGAAAAAGAAAAAAAAGTATTGAGAAATGCTTGCGATATTTGCATTTATGGCGATAATTTAATTAGGGCACTTAAGACCATTAAAGACCCTATTGAGAGAATTATTTTCTTAACTCTATTTACACCATTACAGAAATATTATAATTACAAATGGAAAAATAAGAAATTCGGATACGACCCCTTTCTAAGGCCTATAAGATTTGCAAGAAAAATATTTATAGACAAGTCATTAAAGATATGAGCGCTCGGGAGCTCACTTATAATTTTTATAGCGCGCTATTTATCAGTGCACGCGCTAAATATAATTTCATAGGTATCGTCCATTGGTTAAAAGAGAATTGATCAGTATTATAATACCTACTTATAATAGGCCAGAAGAGCTTGAAAGAACTTTAAAAACAATATTCAACCAATCATATAGAAATTTCGAATTGATAATTGTGGATGATGGCTCTAAAAGCGATATTTCCCATTTAGCTAAAAAATATCCTTTACAAATAATAAGGCAAGAACATTCAGGAGCGAATGTGGCAAGAAATAACGGATTTCAACATTCTAAAGGAGAATTACTATTATTCTCTGATGATGATATAAGATTCAAACCTAGTTTCTTAGAAAAATTAGTCAAAGCACTAGAAACCAATCCAGAAAAATCTTATGCTTATTGCGGTTT
This Candidatus Bathyarchaeota archaeon DNA region includes the following protein-coding sequences:
- a CDS encoding FAD-dependent oxidoreductase; amino-acid sequence: MKVIVIGGGLSGLSAAYRLSEKGYDVTVLEKENFLGGLASSYYIPLNGKKYWITKTYHHILHGDNATVNMIKELELENKLRKNKMKIGFLYRKRIYGFSSPLELLKFPLPLYDKIRLVRFVQRMSKRKDWNNATHLSAKEWIINEVGKKNFKVFFEPLIWNKFNEPAKKIPASWFIKRFAKESKSFLKQTMWLEGGIEQIIDLLVKNIKRNGGKIKLNAEINKIINAKEKKVEYLVNKEKCEERADIILSTIPPETFLKLVDKIPNKIKKKLQKIKYLSCISACIGLKDSPTDICWINILDRNLPFDSIFNNATPYEDSTPSGKCVIYLFTYIRPEDELWNMSEKEIFEIYANNFNKIFPGFDKKIEWYKISKFKHAQVLYDLNFENPPVSTDRIYLAGIYRIYPKIRSMASAIESGFEASDKILNDHIK
- a CDS encoding B12-binding domain-containing radical SAM protein, giving the protein MSDVIMLFPKTGEDIGGSIAPPFSLLSAASLAYKNGYKIKIIDQRTDTKWNKTLFDEIKKSNPLFIGLTCMTGSQIMFALEMAKYAKSIIKVPIVWGGMHPTVMPIQTLKNEYVDIVVHREGEKTTLELAEKIEKGKPLKDVKGIAFKENGGVVQNPLRSLLDINTLPDIPWELINVEDYISSSLYIEKGKRMLDIGETSRGCPFGCGFCCSSAVREYKWRPMKAKKAAEKIVNTVQRFNLDSIWIRDDNFFVDLKRSKEIFEMMIKEGLDIQWYTAGTRIDTFLQMNSNFIHTMKRSGASAFKFGAESGCNRILELINKGQTREDILAANRKALKYEIIPSYAFIGGFPTETIDELMMTIDLMIQLPKENPKAIIDSIGMFTPHPRTKLYDLALEHGLKPPTRLEDWASWSFFNEAQMTWFTEKEKKVLRNACDICIYGDNLIRALKTIKDPIERIIFLTLFTPLQKYYNYKWKNKKFGYDPFLRPIRFARKIFIDKSLKI